ACCGGCTCAGACCGACAGCCCCGGTGTGAATCGCGGTCCTGCCGGGGTGAATCACACCCGGACGCGGGCGTGCTCTAGCGGAAGAGGCGCCGAACGATGAGGATGCCGACCAGGGCCCCGGCACCGATCAGGGCGTACTTGATCTTCGGGTCGGCCAGCTTGGCCCGGATCGTCTGCTTTCCCTGTTCGACGATCCGCTTGGGGTTGGCCCTGGTGGTGATTTCGTCGACGGCCACGGCGAGCGCATCGCGCGCACGCTCGATGTCCGCCTGGATGGTGTCCGCGTCGCGGGCCACGGGGCCTCCTGTAAGTACAGGCCGCGCGGGATGCGGCCATGAGCAAACTACCCTAGCGCCATGACCTCAAAACTCCCCGACGTGGGCGATGCCGCACCCGACTTCAGCCTGCTGGACGCCAGCGGGGCCACGGTCAGGTTGGCGGACTTCGCGGGCCGGAACGTGATCCTGTACTTCTACCCCGCCGCCATGACGCCGGGATGCACCACTCAGGCCTGCGACTTCAGCGCGGCCAAACCGGAACTGGACACCGCCGGCTACACCGTGCTCGGCGTCTCCCCCGATGCCCCGGCCAAGCTGGCCGCGTTCACCGAGAAGAGCGGTCTCGACGTGATCCTGCTCAGCGACCCGGAGCGGGAAGTGCTGAGTGCCTACGGCGCCTACGGCGAGAAGCAGAACTACGGCCGCACGGTGATGGGCGTCATCCGGTCCACTTTCGTCATCGGGCCGGACGGGAAGATCGCCAAGGCCTGGCGGAACGTCAAGGCCACCGGCCACGTGGCCCGGGTCCTCAAGGAGCTCGGCCTGGCGGCCTGACGTCCGGATTCGGTTGGGTAGGCT
This window of the Nakamurella panacisegetis genome carries:
- a CDS encoding DUF3618 domain-containing protein gives rise to the protein MARDADTIQADIERARDALAVAVDEITTRANPKRIVEQGKQTIRAKLADPKIKYALIGAGALVGILIVRRLFR
- the bcp gene encoding thioredoxin-dependent thiol peroxidase, with protein sequence MTSKLPDVGDAAPDFSLLDASGATVRLADFAGRNVILYFYPAAMTPGCTTQACDFSAAKPELDTAGYTVLGVSPDAPAKLAAFTEKSGLDVILLSDPEREVLSAYGAYGEKQNYGRTVMGVIRSTFVIGPDGKIAKAWRNVKATGHVARVLKELGLAA